Below is a genomic region from Acidobacteriota bacterium.
CTTGGATACCGAATCCAACCCTTCGCGGTTTTTCCAAAGCAACGGTTTCCATTCAAAAGCCCCTTCCGGCGTTTCAAAAAGTTCGCGCCGATAGCCGCTGGCGTGACAAATCAGACAATCGATGTTTTGCAACTGCGCGTCGCTCATTTTGTCGGATGGCATTTTGCCAAGCCCCGCGTGACAGGCTGAACACCCTCTGCTGATGATGTCGCCGCGCGAGTTTTTGACCAAGCCTATCCAGTTATTGGCAGGACTGGTGCAAAAATCGTTAATCGTATTCAATTTGCCAAGCTGGCGTTTTCTGGCGTTGACAATCTGTGGCGCATTGCCGCGCCATTGATAATGCTGCGAATGAAAAAAATTCTCCGCATCTTTCCGGTGACACTGTAAACAGGTCTGGGTTCCTTCGTAATGCTCGAAGTAATCGGCGTGCGTGTACTGCTTTTCCTGGTCACGCGCGAAACCCACGACCAGCATCAACAACAGGAATCCGATGGTTACAAGGTATTTCATCACCCACCTCCCTAAAAACGCGCCACTAAACCGACAGAGAATTTCGACGCTTTGCTGTAGGTCGGGAATCCCAGAATCGGCGAATCGGTCAGTTTCTTTGGCGCTCCGAGATGCCAGCCGGAGCCTGAATACTTGTAGTTGTAACGCATGAAGTCGGCTTTGAAGATGAACCGGCTGGTGATGCGATGGGTGAAGTAGGTTTCATAAACTTCGCCGCGCGTGTTGGTTTTGGGCGAAATAATATCGTCTTCGGCTTGCGCGAAATTGAACCAGTATTTCGAGCCTTTGTTGAATTCAAAACCAATCTTGCTGCGGTCATCGTTGCCGAAACCATAACGCGCGCCGAGATAAATCATGCTGCCGTTTTGATTTTTCGGAACCTCGAACGGATCAACCCCAAGCCCGCCAAACGGCGTGGTCTTGTCGTTCGGACGAAGCCCGACGAAATTGGCGCTCACAAAGGTATCCAGATGATTGAACTTGCGCGTGACATTCAAGCCATAGAGATTGATGTTGCCGAGATTCGTTGACGGCGTAAAGCGCATTACCACGGGCGCTCCGACAGGGTCGCCGGTCAAGGGATTATTCGGTAAAACCATCGTGCCGTTGAAGCCGTCCGTGACATCGAAAGCGCGCGCGACCGTGGCTTGAATCAACATATTTTCGGAAGTCCACAGGTCAACATTGCCGCCCAGGAAATGCACATCTTTCAAACGGTCTTGCGGGAGTTTCAACACTTCACCGTTGCCGAATCCCGATTCATAACCGACGCCGTAACAGAGTCGCAAAATCGTGTGGTCGCTGGCGCGGAAACCGAACGTCATACCGTCGAATTGATAATCAATCAATGCGCCCGATGGCGTGCCGCCGCGCAGTTCGTCTTGACGCAGATTGAGCGGCGGTCCTTCGGTTGACGGACGACGACCGATTGAGAGGAAGAACGGCGAATTGCCGATGTTATTCCAGGTGAAGTAGGCGCGTTCAACGCGCAGAATGTCGGAATTGGGAACCCCTGCGGTGGTTCCGTCTATGTTCAAGGTGTTCGGCGCGCCATTAAAGACCTGCACGCCTGTGGAATCGCCGAAAACTTTGTACATACTGAGTCGCGCAGAGACCGTCAGGTTATCCGCCAGTTGCGAATCCATGCGAATGCGCAGGCGATTGGTGTAGAGGATTTTGTTGTCGGCTTTGTATTCGGGAACGAAGGTTGCGGGCATCAACATGCCGAATAATTGTTGTTGCAACTCGGCAGGGAATTGCCCCATCGCCTGTTTGAGTTGGTCAAAAGTCAAACTGCTGGTGAAGTATTGATAATCGCTGTAATGCCCGGCGACCGCTTGATTGATTTCGTTGACGCTCGCGGGCGGGCGTCCGAGTACGTTCATGGCGAACATACTTTTGACCACCAGGTTCTGCAATTTCATGCCATCGAAATGTGCCGGGATGGTGCCTTGAATCGAGTGCGCTTCAAAGCGATAATCGCCGCCGAATTTCACCCGTTGCAAGGCGGTGTCGCGTTCGGTTTTGGTGACCCGGCGGTCGAGGTCTTTCAGTTGTTCATTGGTTTTTTGGTCAGGGGTTGTGGCTTGAACTTCAGTTTGTTTTTTTTCCTGTGCGGCAAGCCTCTCTTCAAGCGCCGAGATGGTCTTTTTTAAGAGTTCGATTTCCTGACGGAGTTGGTCTGTAGGAGCGGTTTCTTTCTGAGCGGAAGTGGTCGGTTGGTTGACCGGAGTCGGGTTTTGCGCCCAAACCAAAGGACCTGGAAGCAATATAAGTGCGATAAAAAGATTAATAAACTTGCGCATTATCCCACCTCCTTAATTGGGTTGTAAGAGCAAGCGCCGCAAGCTAACTGCTACAGGTTTGCGGCTGTTCGGAATCGGCTGCGTGATCGACGCAGTATTTTTGAATGAGTTTTATCTGTTCGGGA
It encodes:
- a CDS encoding DUF3373 family protein codes for the protein MRKFINLFIALILLPGPLVWAQNPTPVNQPTTSAQKETAPTDQLRQEIELLKKTISALEERLAAQEKKQTEVQATTPDQKTNEQLKDLDRRVTKTERDTALQRVKFGGDYRFEAHSIQGTIPAHFDGMKLQNLVVKSMFAMNVLGRPPASVNEINQAVAGHYSDYQYFTSSLTFDQLKQAMGQFPAELQQQLFGMLMPATFVPEYKADNKILYTNRLRIRMDSQLADNLTVSARLSMYKVFGDSTGVQVFNGAPNTLNIDGTTAGVPNSDILRVERAYFTWNNIGNSPFFLSIGRRPSTEGPPLNLRQDELRGGTPSGALIDYQFDGMTFGFRASDHTILRLCYGVGYESGFGNGEVLKLPQDRLKDVHFLGGNVDLWTSENMLIQATVARAFDVTDGFNGTMVLPNNPLTGDPVGAPVVMRFTPSTNLGNINLYGLNVTRKFNHLDTFVSANFVGLRPNDKTTPFGGLGVDPFEVPKNQNGSMIYLGARYGFGNDDRSKIGFEFNKGSKYWFNFAQAEDDIISPKTNTRGEVYETYFTHRITSRFIFKADFMRYNYKYSGSGWHLGAPKKLTDSPILGFPTYSKASKFSVGLVARF